From the Candidatus Pelagibacter sp. IMCC9063 genome, the window AAGGATAATAAGCACTTTTTCATAAGTGTCTTAAGCTAGAAGTGCCAAATTCAATAACGAACATGGCACTTACTATAAAAATAATTAGTTAAGTTTTGGTAGGTCTGCATTCATGACCTTTGTCCAAACTGCAACAAAGTCTTTTACAAATTTTTCTTTATTATCATCTTGAGCATATACTTCTGCATAGGATCTAAGTATTGAATTAGAACCAAGTACCAAATCAGCTCTTGATGCAGTGTATTTAATTTTTTTTGTTTTACGATCAATGATGTCGTAAGAGTTTTTGCCAGTTGGATTCCATGAATATTTCATATCAACTAAGTTAACAAAAAAATCATTTGTCAAAGTGCCTATTTTATTTGTTAGCACACCTTTATTTTTTGCTGAGGCATGATTTGTTCCTAAAACTCGCATACCTCCTACAAGACAAGTCATTTCTTTTGCTGTTAATCCCATTAAAGATGCTCGCTCTAATAACAATTCCTCTGGCATTACAGAATAGTCTGCTTTTACGAAATTCCTAAAACCATCATGGTAGGGTTCAAGCCATTTAAAACTTTTTTCTTCGGTTTGTTCTTGAGTAGAATCGCCTCTTCCAGGTCTGAATGGAACTTTAGTTTTGGACCCCGCTTTTTTAATAGCTTTTTCCAGACCAACATTACCACCAAGAATAATTGTATCAGCAACACTTGATCCTGTTTTTTTAGCAATTTTTTCAAGAACTTTTAAAACTTTGGAAAGTTTTTTTGGTTCGTTACCTTTCCAATTTTTCATTGGTGTTAGACGAATTCTTGCGCCATTAGCTCCACCTCTTTTATCTGTTCTTCGGTAAGTTCTTGCACTATCCCAAGCCGTAGTAATTAGGTCACTTGCACTTAGACTGCTACCTGCTATCATTTTCTTAACTTTTTCTACACTGTATTTCTTTTTCGTAGTAGAAACATTTCCTTGCCAAAGCAAATCTTCTTTTGGAGCCCATGGACCAATATAGTTTTGCTTATTTCCCATTGTTCTATGGGTTAATTTAAACCAAGCTCGTGCAAAAGAATCCTCAAAAAACTTTGGATCTTTATAAAATTTTTCAGAAATTTTTCTATATTCAGGATCCATTGCCATTGCCATGTCGGCGTCTGTAAACATTAGCCTAGCCTTTTTTGTAGGGTCAGCTAGATCAACAGGTTTTTTTTCATCTTCAAGATCGATTGGCTCCCATTGCCATGCTCCTGCAGGACTTTTTTTACTTTCCCACTGATAATTTAATAAAAGATCTAAATACTGATGATCCCATTTGTCAGGGTTGGTTGTCCAAGCACCTTCGAGTCCTGACGTTACTTGGTTCGCACCAGTACCATTTTTTTGGTTCCACCCAAATCCTTGCTCATGAATTTCTGCAGCTGCTGGTTCTGGACCTAAATTAGAAGGGTCCCCATTACCATGGGCTCTTCCGATTGAATGACCTCCTACCGTAAGCGCGGCTGTCTCT encodes:
- the katG gene encoding catalase/peroxidase HPI, translated to MSNEIVKSNSAGKCPIMHGGITKAGESNTSRLWPNSINLDILHQHDTKTNPLPELNYRKEVKKLNFKTLKKDLLKLMTDSQEWWPADLGNYNGLMVRLTWHQVGTYREFDGRPNVGSHRFSPQDSWPDNTNLDKARRLLWPIKKKYGNKLSWSDLMCLAGTMAYEQAGFKTFGFSFGREDIWEPEKDVYWGSETEPLAVNRYSDPEDRSSLEAPLAASHFQLVYVNPQGVEGKPDPVRTAMDVRETFGRMGMNDVETAALTVGGHSIGRAHGNGDPSNLGPEPAAAEIHEQGFGWNQKNGTGANQVTSGLEGAWTTNPDKWDHQYLDLLLNYQWESKKSPAGAWQWEPIDLEDEKKPVDLADPTKKARLMFTDADMAMAMDPEYRKISEKFYKDPKFFEDSFARAWFKLTHRTMGNKQNYIGPWAPKEDLLWQGNVSTTKKKYSVEKVKKMIAGSSLSASDLITTAWDSARTYRRTDKRGGANGARIRLTPMKNWKGNEPKKLSKVLKVLEKIAKKTGSSVADTIILGGNVGLEKAIKKAGSKTKVPFRPGRGDSTQEQTEEKSFKWLEPYHDGFRNFVKADYSVMPEELLLERASLMGLTAKEMTCLVGGMRVLGTNHASAKNKGVLTNKIGTLTNDFFVNLVDMKYSWNPTGKNSYDIIDRKTKKIKYTASRADLVLGSNSILRSYAEVYAQDDNKEKFVKDFVAVWTKVMNADLPKLN